The Lujinxingia sediminis region TGGGTTGCGATGCGTTTGAGCGCCCGCCCCTCCATCTGCGCCACCACCACATCATTATCAAAGGGCAGGGCGCTGTAGACATCGGCCAACGTCAGCTCTCCGGTGAGCGGAAACTGCCCCCGGTCGCGAAAGGCCCCGGCGTTGATCAACGCCACCTCCGCGACCGCACTAAAGCGCATCACATTCATCATGAAGGTCTGCAGATCACCGGCCTCAAAGGGCATCTCCAACCCGGCATCAGCGGCCAGGGGCTGGCCCCAGTCTTCGCAGTAGGCGTCGGCTACAACTTCCAGAACTTCACGCGTGATGCGATCTTCGGGCATCTCCGTCACGTCGACCCGCCGCGGTCGCACCTCACGGATGCGGGGAGCCCCCGTGCCATAGTTCAAGCCCAGCTCTACGGTGTGCACATGAAACGCCCCGCTATCGGCCGAAACAACGGGGGTTCCGGTGGTCTCGGCCTGCACCACACCAAAACGCCCTTCCTCCAGATCGCGCTCATCGAAGAGGTGGCTTGCGACCATCAGGTCGATGCCCTCAATCGTACTGGCCAGCGCGTAGGCCCCGTCGAGCGCGTCGGCCTCGCGGGCGTGATACTGCACCACGGTGAGGTCGGCCTTCTCGCGCATCGCCCGGAGAAGCTCGGGTAGGACTGCGGCCGGCTCGGCCAGCGCCAGGCCCTGGCGCTGTGCGTCGGTCAGCGCTTCGAGAAGGTGGGGCGCAAGCAGCGAGGTGATCGCCACACGCACCCCGTCCCGCTCAACCACTTTATAGTGCGGCCCCACAAGCCCACCGGTGCTCTCACAGATCGCCTCGGCTCCGCCGAAGTTCTCACAGCGCAGGTTGGCCGCCTGCAGGTCCAGCCCCCGCTCCCGGGCTGCCCGCATCACTTCGATGAGTTCGCCACGCGGCGCGCTGAGCTCGCGATTCCCCAACGACTGCGCATCCACCGGAACCGCGTTGAGAAGATCGACCAGGTTGCGCGCGCCCTCCTCACCGCTGCGCATCAGATAGCGGCTCAGCGGTGCCGGATACATCGCATCCCCCGCGCTGATCACCACCGGCGCCGGCAACCTCCCCCCCTGCGAAAGCTCGCCAAGCGTGCGCACATACCCCACCTGGCGCGCCCGGTAATACTCGCGCATCTCGGCCGGCTCGCGGCAGTCCACCCGCGCCAGATCCCCCTCGGTGTTTCCTGTGAGCACCAGCGTCAGCTGCGAGGCCCGCGGCTCGGGCTCCATCTCAACCCCGGCGACGACCTCATGCCCCACCTCCTCGCCGGCTCGCTGCGCCTCCTCGTGCTCCACCGCGGGCGCCTCCACCCCGACGGCTTCCTCCTGCGCCCACCCGGCCACACTCCACGCCAGCGCCGCACCCATCACAGCGCATCCGACCATCCACCGACGCTCATCCATCATACCCACCTCAACCCACCATGTTCTTCTTCACATGTACTCGCGACCTGTGCGCGCTGCCCAACCGTCGACGGCCGCCTCACCAACGTCAAGTCAACTTCCCCTGACCGGCAGTCGACGTTGACAAGCTCACCGCCGATTTCCTACGATTCAGCGCGAAGTTGGCATCCTTTCCGGGCGTATTTCCGCGCCCCTGGTGAGCAGACGCTCGCCGGCTCTTTTGACGGGCATCGTCGCCCGCCCCCTGCAGCCAACGCACCTCTTATTCGCGCCCGCGCCTCACCTTGGGACGCGCCGCGCGCCCTGGCATCGGAATTTTGGGCTCATGAGCGAACCGGGAATCCTTCCAAAACCCGTCCCCTTCGGCAAATACTACCTCCTTGAACGCATCAACGTCGGGGGCATGGCCGAGGTCTTCAAAGCAAAAGCTTTCGGTGTCGAGGGCTTTGAGCGCATGCTGGCGATCAAGCAGATTCTGCCCAACATCGCCGAAGATAAAGGCTTTATCGAGATGTTCATCGATGAAGCCAAAATCGCCGTGCAGCTCACCCACCCCAACATCGCCCAGATCTTCGATCTTGGGCAGGTCGACGGCTCCTACTTCATCGCTCTGGAGTACATCAGCGGCAAAGATCTGAAGACCCAGTACGAGCGCGCACGCCGCATTGGCGAAAAGATCTCCATCCCGCGTGTCTGCTACATCATGATGAAGGTCTGCGAGGGGCTGGGCTACGCCCACGAAAAGAAAGACCCCCAGGGCAACCACCTCCAGATCATCCACCGCGACATCTCCCCGCAGAACATCCTGACCTCCTTTGAAGGGGAGGTGAAGATCATCGACTTTGGCATCGCCAAAGCCCAGGGCAAGACCAGCCACACCCACAACGGGATGATCAAGGGCAAGTTCAGCTACATGAGCCCCGAGCAGGTCCGCGGTCTGCACGTCGACCACCGCAGCGACATCTTCAGCATGGGCGTGGTCCTCTATGAGCTCCTCACCTTAGAGCGCCTCTTCACCGGTGAGAGCGACTTTGAGACGCTCGAGAAGATCCGCCGCGTCGAGATGAGCCCCCCCTCGCTCTACAACCCGCACATCCCCAAAGCGCTTGAAGACATCGTGCTTCGCGCGCTCAGCGGCAACCCCGAGGAGCGCTTCCAGACCGCCTACGAATTCGGCGAGGCGCTTGAGCGCTTTATGCGCGACCAGGGCTACTACTACACCAACAAAGATCTGGCCGCGTACATGAAGGAAGCCTTCAGCGCGGACATCGAGTTTGAGAACAAAAAGACCGAGTATTACCGCTCGCTCAACCTCAAACCCATCGAAGAAGCCCCGCGCCCTCAGGCCCCGCGCCGACCGGCCGCCGATCTGAGCTGGGGCGATGAGGAGATGGAGACCCAGATCTTTGGCCGTGAAGACGCCATCGCGATTGTCGATGACGCCGACATCGTCTACGCCGACGAGAGCATCGCGCGTGTCGACGAGAGCGCCACCCAGGTCCACCTCTCCGGTGCTCACGCCGCAGTCAGCGAAGAAGCGTCGACCCGCGAGTTTGAACGCTGGGATATGAACCTCGACCTGGGGCAGAGCCCGCGTCGCCATAACTCCCGACCGGGCGAAGAGCTCGATCTGGACCTCGATATTGAGCCTCGACGCAGTGCCCCTCTCACCTCTCAGATGCCCGCGGTGGAACGTCGTCGTGACTCCCATACCACCGTGCCCGGCGCTGTGACGGCCCCCCCTGCCAACTACAAAAAACGCAAAAAAGGCGGCGTCAATCCGGGTGTCATCGCCCTGGTGGCCCTGCTGGTGATCGCGCTGGGCCTGGGCGTGGTCTGGATGACCCGCGATACCACCGCGCCGGTGATGTTCGCCTTTGGCGAAGAGCCGGTGCGCATCTACGTCGACGGCCAGCTCGTCCACGAGGGGCCCACCCCCTACGAGTGGGAGGGAAGCGCCGGGACGTACACCGTGGCCGTGGAACGCGATGGCTTTGAGCGCTACGAGACCAAAGCCACACTCGTCGCCGGCGAGCCCACTCGCCTGGCCGAAGAGCTCACGCCACTGAACTACGCCAACACCGGCTTTAACGTCGCCAGCACGCCCGAAGGGGCAAAGGTCTTTATCGGCGATAAGGAAGTTGAAGGCATCACCCCGGTCGAGATCCGCGATCTGGCACCGGGGAGCTACACCCTGCGCGTCACTCTCGATGAGTACTTTGAGGCCGAAAAAGAACTCGAGATCAAACTCGACCAGGTCATCGACCACAGCGTGGCGCTCCGCCCGGCAAAGGTCGATCTCCGGGTCACCAGCGATCCCGGCCGCGCTGATTACACCATCTACACCGCCGAGGGCAGCGAGCGCGTCGCCCGCGGTCGCACCCCGGATACCGCCAGCGATCTCGATGCATCGCGCAACTACCGCGTTGTGATCTCGCGACGTGGCTACGACGACTGGGAAGGCACCTTTGAGCCGGGCACCGAGGCCGACGCCACGCTTGATGCGGAGCTTACGCGCACCGAGTCGGAGCCGGCCGTCGCCGACGCACGTCCCGCCACCGCCGCATCGGTGCCCGATCGCACCGGCTCTTCCGCCTCGTCGGGCTCCAGCCGCACCGAAACAGCTCGCGCCGAACCGGCGCGGGAGACCACCACGCGCCGCGAAGAGCCCGCACCAAAGCCTGCCAGCACCGGCACGGGCACCGTCTCGATCGCCTCGCGCCCTGCGGCGCGCATCTACATCAACGATGTGGACACCGGCAATTACACCCCGCTGATGAACCATCGCCTGCCTGCCGGTACCCACAAAATCGTGCTGGTGAACCCCGAGTTTAACCTCAATAAGACCTTCTACGTCGATCTGAAGCCCGGCGGCGAAGAGCGCATCATCAACCGATGACCACCCTGAGGGGGACCATGTGGTTCGCGCCCCGCTGCGAACGTCAGATCTGACTCACTACTGTGAGAGCTGCTCGACTCTGGTCGAGCAGCTTGCGCAGCATTGCGCCGAGTGCGGCGCAACGCTCCCGGCCGAGGGGTGGACCTCGATTCACGCCAGCCCCTACCCGTATCTCGGACGCATCCTCGACAGTCGCTACATCATCGATCGCTTCTTAGGGTCGGGCGCCTCAGGCCATGTCTACCGCGCGCGAAGCGTGCGCGTTTCACGCCTCTTTGCCATTAAAGTGGTCGACACCCGACGCTATGGCGATAGCGAAGAGGTGCAGCAGGACATGCTGCGAAGCTTCGAGCGCGAAGTCGACGCGCTCAGCCGCATCAGCAACCCACACGTCGTCAACGTCTACGAG contains the following coding sequences:
- a CDS encoding 5'-nucleotidase C-terminal domain-containing protein; this encodes MMDERRWMVGCAVMGAALAWSVAGWAQEEAVGVEAPAVEHEEAQRAGEEVGHEVVAGVEMEPEPRASQLTLVLTGNTEGDLARVDCREPAEMREYYRARQVGYVRTLGELSQGGRLPAPVVISAGDAMYPAPLSRYLMRSGEEGARNLVDLLNAVPVDAQSLGNRELSAPRGELIEVMRAARERGLDLQAANLRCENFGGAEAICESTGGLVGPHYKVVERDGVRVAITSLLAPHLLEALTDAQRQGLALAEPAAVLPELLRAMREKADLTVVQYHAREADALDGAYALASTIEGIDLMVASHLFDERDLEEGRFGVVQAETTGTPVVSADSGAFHVHTVELGLNYGTGAPRIREVRPRRVDVTEMPEDRITREVLEVVADAYCEDWGQPLAADAGLEMPFEAGDLQTFMMNVMRFSAVAEVALINAGAFRDRGQFPLTGELTLADVYSALPFDNDVVVAQMEGRALKRIATHLGGKLRAAGLVLDGEEVRVNGRPVRDDRLYPVVLNDYLAAGGDGVIETDELKDARIFAPAWAAGSPSIAELVVRYVDARSGVNTSAGDEVGVGLSPRGSFPDLHRRFLWTYTGSINASYNQVSVANPLVGGAGGYEQSQLTVASTDQVNLEGRLAARADSRDHGWDNDLLVQYATTRLADTEGATFEETRDLLRLRSQYRNLALRSHLGGRWYVPGPLVEVQAESEFNRPESRAWHRLDVRGILGFSFKLAEALDLKVGVNIRRDVMAPDGEASWGLNTGYTLRRIDLLDVLGRPVQVESELEYFYNGIARENVHELRSANRLFFAVFDQFFFTASFNAYLYQSGAVGEPGTNTELTLGLNYQWGATRQSF
- a CDS encoding serine/threonine-protein kinase, with the translated sequence MSEPGILPKPVPFGKYYLLERINVGGMAEVFKAKAFGVEGFERMLAIKQILPNIAEDKGFIEMFIDEAKIAVQLTHPNIAQIFDLGQVDGSYFIALEYISGKDLKTQYERARRIGEKISIPRVCYIMMKVCEGLGYAHEKKDPQGNHLQIIHRDISPQNILTSFEGEVKIIDFGIAKAQGKTSHTHNGMIKGKFSYMSPEQVRGLHVDHRSDIFSMGVVLYELLTLERLFTGESDFETLEKIRRVEMSPPSLYNPHIPKALEDIVLRALSGNPEERFQTAYEFGEALERFMRDQGYYYTNKDLAAYMKEAFSADIEFENKKTEYYRSLNLKPIEEAPRPQAPRRPAADLSWGDEEMETQIFGREDAIAIVDDADIVYADESIARVDESATQVHLSGAHAAVSEEASTREFERWDMNLDLGQSPRRHNSRPGEELDLDLDIEPRRSAPLTSQMPAVERRRDSHTTVPGAVTAPPANYKKRKKGGVNPGVIALVALLVIALGLGVVWMTRDTTAPVMFAFGEEPVRIYVDGQLVHEGPTPYEWEGSAGTYTVAVERDGFERYETKATLVAGEPTRLAEELTPLNYANTGFNVASTPEGAKVFIGDKEVEGITPVEIRDLAPGSYTLRVTLDEYFEAEKELEIKLDQVIDHSVALRPAKVDLRVTSDPGRADYTIYTAEGSERVARGRTPDTASDLDASRNYRVVISRRGYDDWEGTFEPGTEADATLDAELTRTESEPAVADARPATAASVPDRTGSSASSGSSRTETARAEPARETTTRREEPAPKPASTGTGTVSIASRPAARIYINDVDTGNYTPLMNHRLPAGTHKIVLVNPEFNLNKTFYVDLKPGGEERIINR